A genome region from Coffea arabica cultivar ET-39 chromosome 7e, Coffea Arabica ET-39 HiFi, whole genome shotgun sequence includes the following:
- the LOC113701828 gene encoding metacaspase-4 gives MAKKAVLIGCNYPGTKAELKGCINDVQRMYACLIDRYGFSEDDITTLIDTDSSYSQPTGRNIRRALSDLIRSASPGDILFVHYSGHGTRLPAETGEDDDTGYDECIVPCDMNLITDDDMRDLVDRVPEGCRITIVSDSCHSGGLIDEAKEQIGESTKRSSSHAQRNEDEGGFGFRDFLHEKVRDALESRGIHGFRGHHRREEEAEEEEGVGEESGFTSRSLPLSTLIDILKQKTGKEDIDVGKLRPTLFDIFGEDASPKVKKFMKVIMNRLQEHGAGGESGGGFMGMVGSLAHQFLQQKLEENDEDYVKPALETHVGSKQEAYAGATKRELPDSGILISGCQTFQTSADATPQGHNSDSYGALSNAIQTIIAKSDGVITNQELVLKTRELLKRQGFTQQPGLYCSDHHVDAPFVC, from the exons ATGGCGAAGAAGGCAGTGCTGATCGGCTGCAACTATCCGGGCACAAAGGCAGAGCTCAAAGGATGCATCAACGACGTCCAACGGATGTACGCTTGTTTAATCGACCGTTACGGCTTCTCTGAGGATGACATCACCACCTTGATCGACACTGATTCTTCCTACAGTCAGCCCACTGGCCGGAACATCCGCCGTGCTCTCTCGGATCTGATCAGATCAGCTAGCCCTGGCGACATCCTCTTTGTCCACTACAGCGGCCATGGAACTCGCCTCCCGGCTGAGACCGGCGAGGACGATGATACCGGCTATGATGAGTGTATTGTCCCTTGTGATATGAACCTAATTACTG ATGATGACATGAGAGACTTGGTTGATCGGGTACCTGAAGGATGTCGGATCACAATTGTTTCGGATTCGTGCCATAGTGGTGGCCTAATTGACGAGGCCAAAGAGCAAATTGGAGAGAGCACCAAAAGATCTTCTTCTCACGCCCAGAGGAATGAAGATGAGGGGGGCTTTGGGTTTAGGgattttttgcatgaaaaagtCCGAGATGCGTTGGAGTCCCGTGGTATTCATGGATTTAGAGGCCACCACCGGAgagaagaagaagcagaagaGGAAGAAGGAGTAGGAGAGGAATCTGGATTTACGAGCAGATCTTTGCCGCTCTCGACCCTTATTGATATACTCAAGCAGAAGACTGGCAAGGAGGATATTGATGTGGGAAAGCTAAGGCCCACGCTGTTTGACATTTTTGGAGAGGATGCTAGTCCTAAGGTGAAGAAGTTTATGAAGGTTATCATGAACAGACTCCAGGAGCATGGTGCTGGAGGCGAGTCTGGTGGTGGATTTATGGGGATGGTTGGAAGTTTGGCTCATCAGTTCCTCCAGCAGAAGCTGGAGGAAAATGATGAGGATTATGTGAAACCTGCATTGGAAACACACGTCGGGAGCAAGCAGGAGGCTTATGCTGGTGCAACCAAAAGGGAACTTCCTGATAGTGGCATTCTGATCAGTGGATGTCAAACCTTTCAAACATCTGCGGATGCTACCCCTCAGGGTCACAATAGTGATTCTTACGGGGCTCTCAGCAATGCCATTCAAACCATAATTGCTAAGTCAGATGGTGTCATTACAAATCAGGAACTTGTGTTGAAGACCAGGGAGTTGCTGAAAAGACAGGGCTTCACTCAGCAGCCAGGCCTCTATTGCAGCGACCATCATGTTGATGCTCCTTTTGTGTGCTAG